The bacterium genome contains the following window.
GGTGTTTTTTGTTTTCAAGTTTGTTTCCATTGCTTCACTCGCTGCAGCATGCGTTTTTTCGATATCGATTTTAATTTTCGGGAGCTTTATTGATGCTCACCACATAGCTATCGAGGTATATGCTATCTTTCTTCCAGCAATAATTATATTTTCGCATAGAAGTAATATACAGAGGCTTATTAAAGGCAAAGAATTAAAACCAATTAAGAGCGAAAAGTAAAAAATTTATATTTTAGGATTGGAGCGGTTATGGCGAAGCCGACAAAGATGTATTACTCGATTACTGAAGTAGCCAAATTGGCTAGTCTGAAGCCCCATATTTTAAGGTATTGGGAGACTGAATTTTCGATTCTGCACCCAAAGAAGAATAGAGCTGGCAACAGGGCTTATCGTAATAAAGATATTGAGATAGTGAAGCTGATAAAGCAACTACTTTATACCGAAGGATACACTATAGAAGGCGCTAAGCGCCAAATTCGGAAACTCAGAGCCGATGGATACAAACCCGGCACAGTCTCGTTTAATGAGTTTGAAAGTAATGAGGATACTAACATCGAAAATTCCGGCATGAATGGTGAT
Protein-coding sequences here:
- a CDS encoding MerR family transcriptional regulator → MAKPTKMYYSITEVAKLASLKPHILRYWETEFSILHPKKNRAGNRAYRNKDIEIVKLIKQLLYTEGYTIEGAKRQIRKLRADGYKPGTVSFNEFESNEDTNIENSGMNGDFEVKLIEIRDSLREVLSLLGAKSK